TCCTCCATGCGTGCGGTACGACTGCGATAGTAGGTAACACCTGCTGCCCATACTTCCTGCGTGCCTATAGGAGGCAGCAGTTCACGAGCAATTAGCTGTGTAGCTGCTTCAGCAGTTACAGATGAATAAGACGATAACTCCGTAACGATGCTGTTGTACAGCTGTTCCCTGTTTACAAATCCATTCCATTCCCGCTGCACCTGGTACCAGGCGTCTTTATGAAAGACCAGCAGTCCGGAAGTTGTTTTATAGATGAGGATAGTATCCATGTTGATTTATTTTTTTGTGAGGAAATGTTCTACTTCTTCAACAGGTAGTTGCCACAGTTGAGAAGCCAGTGTTTGCAGTGCATTCCGGTTACCTTCAAAATGCATGGTTACCTGTTTGTAGCTGAGCGATTCTCCCGGTTTCAGTGGGCGGGCGTCTGACGAGGATTCCACTTCATAGAACGGGCCCATCTGAGTGCCATCTGCCAAAGGTCCATCGTTATAGCAGTTGACAGCATCTCCTTTGAACGGTTCTTTTTGTTGTTCCCATTTCGAATTCACATAACGGCCTTCAGGCACTACTTCGTAGAACAATACAGTAAGCGTGTTATGCTGAAGATCGATGCTGCCGGCGCCTTTTTTAGCGATAAGGGGCGATAGTCCGAGTTTGCCACGGGCTTTACCATCGGCACGGAACAGGAGAAGGCTGTCTTTCACCTGCAGGTTGGCAACCGGGATCTTACCGAAGTAATCATCGGTGATAAGGCTTCTGGAGCCACTACCCGCGCGGAAGGGCACAATGATGGCAGTCTGATCGGAAGGCTTGAACATGCCCAGCAACCAGATGCTCAGGAGCCCGCCTTTTTCTTCCCAGGTATTGCCGCCTTTGTTGGTAACAATATTGGTGGTTTGATAAGCTACGCTGTTGAGGCCCGCAGGTAACTGAAACCCAAGCATACCGGCAATGTCACCATTGTTCAGCAGACTGATGGTGCGGGAAATATGAAGTGTGAAGTTACTGCCACTGTAATTCTGCAGTGTTCCTTCTTTTTCGTAAGTAATGGTATTATCGGAATGGGCAGTTACTGCATAATGGGCAGTATCTATTAATCCGGGTGTTTGCCAGTTATTGAAATCAAAGCTTTTGCCTTTCGGAAAGAACAACGCAAACTGTCCGCCTTCAGGGCCCAGCCAGAAACGTTCTTCACCGCCGAATGCATTGATATGGGGGGCGTATTTACCGGATGATACCAGGGCATAATTGATCCAGCCAAAACTATTTCCTTTTTCCCCGTTGGTGGTACTGGTCATAACGCGGGCCTGGTAATCGCCTGTAACTACCAGTCTGCTGCTATCACCGGCGTTTTTCAACACTACTACATTTTGCAGGTGTTGTTGCAGAAAAGCAACATCTTCTCCGAAGTTAGCAGGTATTGTGTCTTTCATTTGATGGGTATTACCAGCGTTGTTGCAGGCTGCAAGGCCCGCTATCAAACAGCCGTAAATAATCTTAGA
The genomic region above belongs to Chitinophaga sp. 180180018-3 and contains:
- a CDS encoding DUF6786 family protein codes for the protein MKSKIIYGCLIAGLAACNNAGNTHQMKDTIPANFGEDVAFLQQHLQNVVVLKNAGDSSRLVVTGDYQARVMTSTTNGEKGNSFGWINYALVSSGKYAPHINAFGGEERFWLGPEGGQFALFFPKGKSFDFNNWQTPGLIDTAHYAVTAHSDNTITYEKEGTLQNYSGSNFTLHISRTISLLNNGDIAGMLGFQLPAGLNSVAYQTTNIVTNKGGNTWEEKGGLLSIWLLGMFKPSDQTAIIVPFRAGSGSRSLITDDYFGKIPVANLQVKDSLLLFRADGKARGKLGLSPLIAKKGAGSIDLQHNTLTVLFYEVVPEGRYVNSKWEQQKEPFKGDAVNCYNDGPLADGTQMGPFYEVESSSDARPLKPGESLSYKQVTMHFEGNRNALQTLASQLWQLPVEEVEHFLTKK